From the genome of Halomonas sp. MCCC 1A13316, one region includes:
- a CDS encoding DUF2188 domain-containing protein, translated as MAGKNQHVVQRPDGWAVRGEGNSRDTSHHSTQSEAADAARDIARNQQSEVLIHGRDGKIREKDSYGNDPFPPKG; from the coding sequence ATGGCAGGCAAGAACCAGCATGTGGTGCAACGGCCCGATGGCTGGGCGGTACGTGGTGAAGGTAACTCTCGAGATACCTCGCATCACTCCACCCAGAGCGAGGCCGCAGACGCCGCTCGTGACATCGCCAGGAACCAGCAAAGCGAGGTGCTCATCCATGGCCGGGATGGCAAGATCCGGGAGAAGGACTCCTACGGAAACGATCCATTCCCGCCCAAGGGTTAG
- the ltrA gene encoding group II intron reverse transcriptase/maturase: protein MSTLESVPAFSHSASSWHTIDWKVCHRRVRRLQVRIAKAAHDQKWRRVKSLQRMLVRSFSARALAVKRVTENQGKKTPGVDGACWDTPDDKWEAIFRLQRKGYKPRPLRRVYIPKANGQRRPLGIPTMLDRAMQAMYLLGLEPVAETTADRNSYGFRPMRATADAIEQCFVNLSRKHSAQWVLEGDIKGCFDNIDHEWLVRNIPMDRTVLRKWLKAGYMESSRLLPTTAGTPQGGIISPVLANMALDGLEAVLESQFGKKNTKASYKTKVNYVRYADDFIITGISKELLEEDVKPIVEAFMAERGLTLSVEKSVVTHIADGFDFLGQNIRKYSDKCLIKPSHKNVKTFLANVRKLLNANKTMPAWWIVDQLNPMIRGWTNYHRGVAAKETFNYVDYRIWKMLWQWCKRRHLSRRKRWIKGKYFPPAGKRQWVFQGEYPGGKRVYLLYASDVPIKRHTKIKAEANPYDPAFETYFEERLERSWKESTKGRKKLQTLWSRQGKRCPMCQQFITWETGWNIHHVVERHKGGGDELENLVLLHPNCHRQLHSSALVRQSS, encoded by the coding sequence ATGAGTACTCTTGAAAGCGTACCTGCATTCTCCCACTCGGCATCAAGCTGGCACACCATCGATTGGAAGGTCTGCCATCGCCGTGTGAGGAGGCTACAGGTACGGATCGCGAAGGCTGCCCATGATCAGAAGTGGCGCAGGGTCAAATCCCTGCAACGCATGCTGGTCCGCTCGTTCTCAGCCAGGGCACTGGCTGTGAAACGCGTCACCGAGAACCAGGGCAAGAAAACGCCTGGTGTTGATGGGGCATGCTGGGACACTCCGGATGACAAGTGGGAAGCGATCTTCCGTTTGCAGCGGAAGGGCTACAAGCCCAGACCGCTTCGTCGGGTCTATATACCAAAGGCCAACGGTCAACGTCGGCCGCTGGGAATCCCGACGATGCTGGATCGCGCCATGCAGGCAATGTACCTGCTTGGGCTCGAACCGGTAGCAGAAACGACGGCGGATCGGAACTCCTACGGCTTTCGGCCCATGCGAGCCACCGCGGATGCGATTGAGCAATGCTTCGTCAATCTCAGCCGCAAGCACTCGGCTCAGTGGGTACTCGAAGGCGACATCAAGGGGTGCTTCGACAACATCGACCACGAGTGGCTGGTCCGGAATATCCCCATGGATAGGACGGTCCTCCGCAAGTGGCTTAAAGCGGGATACATGGAGTCCTCACGGCTCCTTCCGACGACGGCGGGAACACCGCAAGGTGGCATCATCTCGCCGGTATTGGCCAATATGGCGCTTGATGGTTTGGAAGCGGTGCTCGAATCCCAATTCGGGAAGAAGAACACCAAGGCCAGCTACAAGACCAAGGTCAATTATGTGCGGTACGCGGACGACTTCATCATCACCGGCATCTCCAAGGAGCTGCTGGAGGAGGACGTGAAACCCATCGTCGAGGCCTTCATGGCCGAGCGTGGGCTCACGCTCTCGGTGGAGAAGTCCGTGGTCACGCACATAGCGGATGGATTCGACTTCCTGGGCCAGAATATTCGCAAGTACAGTGACAAGTGCCTCATCAAGCCGAGTCACAAGAACGTGAAGACTTTCTTGGCCAACGTAAGGAAGCTGTTGAACGCCAACAAGACCATGCCTGCCTGGTGGATCGTGGATCAGCTCAACCCGATGATTCGGGGCTGGACCAACTACCATCGGGGAGTCGCGGCCAAAGAGACGTTCAACTACGTGGACTACCGCATCTGGAAGATGCTATGGCAATGGTGCAAGAGACGGCACCTGAGCCGGCGCAAGCGCTGGATCAAGGGGAAGTATTTCCCTCCAGCAGGCAAGCGTCAGTGGGTCTTCCAGGGTGAGTATCCCGGCGGCAAGCGAGTGTATCTGCTCTATGCCAGCGATGTGCCGATCAAGCGGCATACCAAGATCAAGGCGGAAGCGAACCCTTACGACCCGGCGTTCGAGACCTATTTCGAGGAACGGCTGGAACGTTCCTGGAAGGAATCGACAAAGGGAAGGAAGAAGCTGCAGACGCTCTGGTCCCGGCAAGGCAAGCGCTGCCCGATGTGCCAACAGTTCATCACCTGGGAAACCGGGTGGAACATCCACCACGTGGTGGAGAGGCACAAGGGTGGCGGCGACGAGCTGGAGAACTTGGTACTGCTGCATCCCAACTGCCATCGGCAACTGCACTCGTCTGCGCTGGTCAGGCAGTCGAGTTAA
- the groL gene encoding chaperonin GroEL (60 kDa chaperone family; promotes refolding of misfolded polypeptides especially under stressful conditions; forms two stacked rings of heptamers to form a barrel-shaped 14mer; ends can be capped by GroES; misfolded proteins enter the barrel where they are refolded when GroES binds) translates to MAAKQVKFSDDARKRMARGVDVLANAVKATLGPKGRNVVLEKSFGAPTVTKDGVSVAKEIELKDKFENMGAQMVKEVASKTSDVAGDGTTTATVLAQSIVTEGMKGVTAGMNPMDLKRGIDQAVIAAVKEIQALAVPCTDSKAIAQVGTISANGDKRIGEIIAEAMEKVGKEGVITVDEGRGFEDELEVVEGMQFDRGYLSPYFVTNQDTMAVELEDPYLLLVDKKISNIRELLPVLEAVAKSGKPLAIIAEDIEGEALATLVVNNMRGIVKVAAAKAPGFGDRRKAMLQDIAILTNGTVISEEVGLTLEQANLDHLGSAKRITMSKENTTIIDGAGNEGDIEARVNQIRAQIEDTSSDYDREKLQERVAKLAGGVAVIRVGAATEVEMKEKKARVEDALHSTRAAVEEGVVPGGGTALVRVLTKIKDLKGENEDQTHGIAIALRAMESPLRQIVTNAGQEASVILNEVKAGQGNFGYNAQTGEFGDLFEMGVLDPAKVTRSALQSAGSVAGLMITTECMIADDPEEKEAGPDMGGMGGMGGMGGMM, encoded by the coding sequence ATGGCAGCGAAACAAGTCAAATTCTCCGACGACGCCCGCAAGCGCATGGCCCGTGGCGTTGACGTCCTGGCCAATGCCGTCAAGGCCACCCTGGGTCCGAAAGGCCGCAACGTGGTTCTGGAGAAGTCCTTCGGCGCCCCGACCGTGACCAAGGACGGCGTCTCCGTCGCCAAGGAAATCGAACTGAAAGACAAGTTCGAGAACATGGGCGCACAGATGGTCAAGGAAGTCGCCTCCAAGACTTCCGACGTCGCAGGTGACGGCACCACCACCGCCACCGTGCTGGCCCAGTCCATCGTCACCGAGGGCATGAAGGGCGTCACCGCCGGCATGAACCCGATGGACCTCAAGCGCGGCATCGATCAAGCCGTGATTGCCGCAGTCAAGGAAATCCAAGCCCTGGCCGTGCCCTGCACCGACTCCAAGGCCATCGCCCAGGTCGGCACCATCTCCGCCAACGGTGACAAGCGCATCGGTGAAATCATCGCCGAAGCGATGGAGAAGGTCGGCAAGGAAGGCGTCATCACCGTCGACGAAGGTCGTGGCTTCGAGGACGAACTGGAAGTCGTCGAGGGCATGCAGTTCGACCGCGGCTACCTGTCGCCCTACTTCGTGACCAATCAGGACACCATGGCGGTCGAGCTCGAAGACCCCTACCTGCTGCTGGTCGACAAGAAGATCTCCAACATCCGCGAACTGCTGCCGGTGCTGGAAGCCGTCGCCAAGTCCGGCAAGCCGCTGGCGATCATCGCCGAGGACATCGAAGGCGAAGCGCTGGCCACCCTGGTGGTCAACAACATGCGCGGCATCGTCAAGGTCGCAGCTGCCAAGGCGCCCGGCTTCGGTGACCGCCGCAAGGCCATGCTGCAGGATATCGCCATCCTGACCAACGGCACCGTGATCTCCGAGGAAGTGGGTCTGACCCTGGAGCAGGCCAACCTGGATCACCTGGGCAGCGCCAAGCGCATCACCATGTCCAAGGAGAACACCACCATCATCGACGGCGCCGGTAACGAGGGCGACATCGAAGCCCGCGTCAACCAGATTCGCGCGCAGATCGAAGACACTTCTTCCGATTACGATCGCGAGAAGCTGCAGGAGCGCGTCGCCAAGCTGGCTGGCGGCGTGGCCGTGATCCGCGTCGGTGCCGCCACCGAAGTGGAGATGAAGGAGAAGAAGGCTCGCGTCGAGGACGCCCTGCACTCCACTCGCGCCGCGGTCGAGGAAGGCGTTGTACCTGGCGGTGGTACCGCTCTGGTCCGCGTACTGACCAAGATCAAGGACCTCAAGGGCGAGAACGAGGACCAGACCCACGGTATCGCCATCGCCCTGCGTGCCATGGAGTCTCCGCTGCGTCAGATCGTGACCAACGCCGGTCAGGAAGCTTCCGTGATCCTCAACGAGGTCAAGGCAGGCCAAGGCAACTTCGGCTACAACGCCCAGACCGGCGAGTTCGGCGACCTGTTCGAGATGGGTGTGCTGGACCCGGCCAAGGTGACCCGCTCTGCGCTGCAGTCCGCCGGTTCGGTGGCTGGCCTGATGATCACCACCGAGTGCATGATCGCCGACGACCCGGAAGAGAAGGAAGCCGGTCCGGACATGGGCGGCATGGGTGGAATGGGTGGCATGGGCGGCATGATGTAG
- a CDS encoding co-chaperone GroES, which translates to MNIRPLHDRVVVRRVEEEQKTAGGIVLPGNAQEKPTRGEVLAVGNGRILDNGDVRPLDVKVGDTVIFKEGFGVEKQKIDGEEVLIMSESDILAVVEG; encoded by the coding sequence ATGAACATCCGTCCCTTGCACGATCGCGTCGTCGTCCGTCGCGTTGAAGAAGAGCAAAAAACCGCTGGCGGCATCGTGCTTCCGGGCAATGCCCAGGAAAAGCCGACTCGTGGCGAAGTGCTCGCCGTCGGTAACGGCCGGATTCTCGACAACGGTGACGTTCGCCCGCTGGACGTCAAGGTCGGCGACACCGTGATTTTCAAGGAAGGCTTTGGCGTCGAGAAGCAGAAGATCGATGGCGAGGAAGTCCTGATCATGAGCGAGTCCGATATCCTCGCCGTGGTCGAAGGCTGA
- a CDS encoding FxsA family protein translates to MPLLIFFTLFTLLDFIVLFSVGSHIGLLSTLALVLATGFIGLYLIRKQGTATLARARQRMAQGELPSSELLTGAALIFGGALLLAPGFLSDALGLLCVLPGARRLLARLMALLNLRVLGVAQRGPQGNPGRSDDWHRPESDGYERSANDEQPNGSDGQPLEGDFISRNEPRR, encoded by the coding sequence ATGCCGTTACTGATCTTCTTTACGCTTTTCACCCTGCTCGACTTCATCGTGCTCTTTTCCGTTGGCAGCCACATCGGCCTCCTGTCCACTCTGGCGCTGGTTCTCGCCACCGGCTTCATCGGGCTTTATCTGATTCGAAAGCAGGGCACCGCCACTCTCGCCCGCGCTCGCCAACGCATGGCACAAGGCGAGCTGCCCTCGAGCGAACTGTTGACGGGAGCGGCGCTGATCTTCGGCGGCGCCCTGTTGCTCGCACCCGGTTTCCTTTCCGATGCACTCGGCCTGCTCTGCGTCTTGCCCGGCGCACGCCGTCTGCTTGCACGCCTGATGGCACTGCTCAACTTGCGTGTGCTTGGAGTGGCCCAGCGTGGACCGCAAGGCAACCCGGGGCGCAGCGACGACTGGCACCGCCCCGAGAGCGATGGGTATGAGCGCAGTGCGAATGACGAACAGCCGAATGGCAGTGACGGACAACCGCTGGAAGGCGATTTCATCAGTCGCAACGAGCCACGCCGCTAG
- a CDS encoding SDR family oxidoreductase, producing the protein MKLDKTVIGITGGARGLGFAMARRLGRQGATLALLDMDSDALDKAVSTLHAEGIEAAAFRVNVADETSVKQAFGDVAATLGPVSGLVNNAGILRDALLVKAKDGKVEKTMSLEQWQSVIDVNLTGVFLCGREAASQMVEAGHDGVIVNISSISRAGNMGQSNYAAAKAAVVALTTTWAKELARYGIRVGAVAPGFIETDMTASMREDMLEKLTAGVPLRRLGDPDHIAQSVAFIIENDYFTGRVIECDGGLRL; encoded by the coding sequence ATGAAACTGGACAAGACCGTGATAGGCATTACCGGCGGCGCCAGGGGCCTTGGTTTCGCCATGGCGCGTCGCCTGGGTCGTCAGGGCGCCACGCTGGCGCTGTTGGACATGGACAGCGACGCTCTGGACAAGGCTGTATCCACGTTGCATGCGGAAGGCATCGAGGCGGCCGCATTCCGCGTCAACGTGGCGGACGAGACATCGGTGAAGCAGGCCTTCGGCGACGTGGCGGCTACCCTGGGTCCTGTCAGCGGCCTGGTCAACAATGCCGGTATTCTGCGTGATGCGCTGCTGGTCAAGGCGAAGGACGGCAAGGTCGAGAAGACGATGTCGCTGGAGCAGTGGCAGTCCGTCATCGACGTCAACCTCACCGGCGTGTTCCTATGTGGCCGTGAGGCCGCCAGCCAGATGGTGGAGGCGGGGCATGACGGGGTGATCGTCAATATTTCCAGCATCTCGCGGGCCGGTAACATGGGGCAGAGCAACTATGCGGCGGCCAAGGCTGCCGTGGTGGCGCTGACCACTACCTGGGCCAAGGAGCTGGCACGCTACGGGATTCGCGTGGGTGCGGTGGCACCGGGCTTCATCGAGACCGACATGACCGCCTCGATGCGTGAAGACATGCTCGAGAAGTTGACCGCCGGTGTGCCGCTCAGGCGGCTCGGCGATCCCGATCATATCGCCCAGAGCGTGGCGTTCATCATCGAGAATGACTACTTCACCGGTCGGGTGATCGAATGCGACGGTGGTTTGCGTCTATAA
- a CDS encoding ComEA family DNA-binding protein has protein sequence MKGVIQATLLALTLSFASLAMAQDVAPINVNTADAELLAELPGVGPSRAQAIIEDREANGNFESADDLTRVSGIGTATVDGFRDQVEF, from the coding sequence ATGAAGGGAGTCATTCAAGCTACCTTGCTGGCACTGACGCTGAGCTTCGCCTCGCTGGCCATGGCTCAGGATGTGGCGCCGATCAACGTGAATACCGCCGATGCAGAGCTGCTCGCCGAGCTTCCAGGCGTCGGACCGAGTCGTGCGCAGGCGATCATCGAGGATCGCGAAGCCAACGGAAACTTCGAGAGCGCCGATGACCTGACCCGGGTCAGCGGTATCGGAACGGCCACCGTGGATGGTTTCCGCGACCAAGTGGAATTCTAA
- a CDS encoding 4a-hydroxytetrahydrobiopterin dehydratase, translating to MSQLSEQQCEACSWDASHLSDAEIETLKADIPEWSVMEREGVKQLERMFKFRNFKQALAFTNRVGDIAEEVGHHPALLTEWGKVTVTWWSHEMKGLHKNDFILAARTDKVAETG from the coding sequence ATGAGCCAACTTTCCGAACAGCAGTGCGAAGCCTGCAGCTGGGATGCCTCTCACCTCAGCGACGCCGAGATCGAAACCCTCAAGGCCGACATTCCCGAATGGAGCGTGATGGAGCGCGAAGGTGTCAAGCAGCTCGAACGCATGTTCAAGTTTCGCAATTTCAAGCAGGCCCTGGCCTTCACCAACCGCGTCGGTGACATCGCCGAGGAAGTGGGCCACCACCCCGCCCTGCTGACGGAGTGGGGCAAGGTCACCGTGACCTGGTGGTCCCACGAGATGAAGGGGCTGCACAAGAACGACTTCATCCTCGCCGCCCGCACCGACAAGGTTGCCGAAACCGGCTGA
- the phhA gene encoding phenylalanine 4-monooxygenase — protein MTSSNPHLSDVASKTGYRARLPDENGFIDWSEQDNATWQTLMQRQLGMLEGRVCQEYLDGLERLALPEDRVPQLADIDRVLQASTGWQTAQVPALIPFNTFFELLANRRFPVATFIRTPEELDYLKEPDIFHEIFGHCPMLTNPAFAEFTATYGRLGLAAEPKERVYLARLYWMTVEFGLVDTTDGRRIYGGGIISSPKETLHALSDTPAHQPFDPIEALRTPYRIDILQPLYYVLEDLSTLHELSQQDIMGMVRQAMELGLHEPLFEPAPKAAKAKA, from the coding sequence ATGACGTCATCCAATCCTCATCTCAGTGATGTCGCCAGCAAGACCGGCTACCGTGCGCGTCTGCCCGACGAAAACGGTTTCATCGACTGGTCAGAACAGGATAACGCCACCTGGCAGACCCTGATGCAGCGCCAGCTCGGCATGCTCGAGGGTCGCGTATGCCAGGAGTATCTCGACGGCCTGGAGCGACTGGCCCTACCCGAGGATCGGGTTCCCCAGCTCGCCGACATTGATCGCGTGCTCCAGGCCAGCACCGGCTGGCAGACCGCCCAGGTACCGGCATTGATACCGTTCAATACCTTCTTCGAGCTGCTGGCGAACCGGCGCTTCCCGGTGGCCACCTTCATCCGCACGCCGGAAGAGCTCGACTATCTCAAGGAACCGGACATATTCCATGAGATCTTCGGCCACTGCCCCATGCTCACCAACCCCGCCTTTGCCGAGTTCACCGCCACCTATGGCCGCCTTGGCCTCGCCGCCGAACCCAAGGAGCGAGTCTATCTGGCCCGGCTGTACTGGATGACGGTGGAGTTCGGCTTGGTGGACACAACGGACGGTCGGCGTATCTACGGCGGCGGTATCATCTCCTCGCCCAAGGAGACCCTGCATGCGCTATCGGATACTCCGGCGCACCAGCCGTTCGACCCCATCGAGGCCCTGCGCACGCCCTATCGCATCGATATCCTGCAACCGCTTTACTACGTGCTAGAGGACCTTTCGACCCTGCACGAGCTATCCCAGCAGGACATCATGGGCATGGTACGCCAGGCCATGGAACTGGGCCTGCATGAGCCGCTTTTCGAACCGGCCCCCAAGGCGGCAAAGGCCAAGGCCTGA
- a CDS encoding sigma-54-dependent transcriptional regulator produces the protein MRLRFHCQNRIGILRDIVSHFVDYGLNVARGEVGGEHGNAIYLHIPNLLNAQLATLKPVLEAVPGVFGVRRVSLMPSERRHLELDALLSSLSDPVMSIDMEGHIVAANRAAGQLLGVRIDEVPGLSLNRYLPDVDLPALIRRNNARVNGLRIKLRDATFLADIAPLHREHHDDVASLAGAVVTLHSADRIGERIYQVQRQELRGFDALFQASPRLAALIREARRMAPLDAPLLIHGETGTGKELLARACHLASSRGQAPFMALNCAGLPESMAETELFGYAPGAFEGARPEGKLGLLELTAGGTIFLDEVGEMSPRLQVKLLRFLQDGGFRRVGSDEETYLDVRVICATQQDLPKLCAEGLFRQDLYHRLNVLSLAVPPLRDCLDGIEAMALHFIDRAARQIGCRMPGLSPAALARLSTYHWPGNVRQLENVLFQAVSLCEGDAIEPAHLRLPDVGAAPGLSGIDLDGSLAGIMGDVERRVLAVLYPQYPSSRQLAKRLGVSHTTVANKLRHYGIGSADA, from the coding sequence ATGAGATTGAGGTTTCACTGCCAGAACCGTATCGGCATCCTGCGCGATATCGTCTCGCACTTCGTCGACTATGGCCTCAACGTCGCGCGTGGTGAGGTCGGTGGCGAGCATGGCAACGCCATCTACCTTCACATCCCCAATCTGCTCAATGCCCAACTGGCTACGCTCAAACCGGTGCTCGAGGCGGTGCCGGGCGTGTTCGGCGTGCGCCGGGTCAGCCTGATGCCGAGCGAGCGACGGCACCTGGAGCTCGATGCGCTGCTGTCGTCGCTCTCCGATCCAGTGATGTCGATCGACATGGAAGGGCACATCGTCGCCGCCAACCGCGCCGCCGGCCAACTGCTCGGGGTGCGTATCGACGAGGTGCCGGGGCTTTCGCTCAACCGCTACCTGCCCGATGTGGATCTCCCGGCGCTGATTCGGCGCAACAATGCGCGGGTCAACGGCCTGCGCATCAAACTGCGCGATGCCACCTTTCTGGCCGACATCGCCCCGCTGCACCGTGAGCACCACGACGACGTGGCCTCCCTGGCCGGCGCCGTGGTGACCCTGCACAGCGCCGATCGCATCGGTGAGCGAATCTATCAGGTGCAGCGCCAGGAACTGCGCGGCTTCGATGCGCTGTTCCAGGCGAGCCCCCGGCTGGCGGCGTTGATTCGCGAGGCGCGGCGGATGGCGCCGCTGGATGCGCCGCTGTTGATTCACGGCGAGACCGGCACCGGCAAGGAGCTGCTGGCACGGGCCTGTCACCTGGCCAGCTCCCGCGGGCAGGCGCCGTTCATGGCGCTCAATTGTGCCGGGCTGCCGGAGTCGATGGCCGAGACGGAGTTGTTCGGCTATGCGCCGGGGGCCTTCGAGGGTGCGCGCCCCGAGGGCAAGCTCGGCCTGCTGGAGCTGACCGCGGGCGGTACTATTTTCCTCGATGAGGTGGGGGAGATGAGCCCCCGCCTGCAGGTCAAGCTACTGCGCTTCCTGCAGGACGGCGGCTTTCGACGGGTGGGCAGCGATGAGGAGACCTACCTCGACGTGCGGGTGATCTGCGCCACCCAGCAGGACCTACCCAAGCTTTGCGCCGAGGGGCTGTTTCGCCAGGATCTCTATCACCGGCTCAACGTGCTGTCGCTGGCGGTGCCGCCGCTGCGCGATTGCCTCGACGGCATCGAGGCCATGGCGCTGCACTTCATCGACCGTGCGGCGCGCCAGATCGGTTGCCGCATGCCCGGGCTGTCGCCGGCGGCGCTGGCGCGGCTATCGACCTACCATTGGCCCGGCAACGTTCGTCAGTTGGAGAACGTGCTGTTCCAGGCGGTGTCGCTGTGCGAGGGCGACGCCATCGAGCCCGCCCACCTGCGCCTGCCGGACGTGGGCGCGGCGCCGGGCCTTTCCGGCATCGATCTGGACGGTAGCCTGGCCGGTATCATGGGCGACGTGGAGCGGCGGGTACTGGCCGTGCTCTATCCGCAGTACCCCTCCAGTCGTCAACTGGCCAAGCGTCTTGGTGTGTCGCATACCACCGTGGCCAACAAGCTGCGCCACTACGGCATCGGTTCCGCCGACGCCTGA
- a CDS encoding RecQ family ATP-dependent DNA helicase: MIDQTLQRVFGYDDFRLGQRPVIEAITAGRSAAAIFPTGSGKSLCYQLPALHLPHLTLLISPLLALMQDQLAFLARHGIAAASIDSSQSREEAAAVMEGVKRGEIRILMISVERLKNERFRAFIRRVPISLLVVDEAHCISEWGHNFRPDYLKLPQYRREFGIPQVLLLTATATPRVIADMRERFDIAEGDVTATGFYRPNLNLEVAPVPAEMRPRRLVDWLRPKLGGEPPEPTIVYVTLQQTAERLAAYLSKAGMSAIAYHAGLDGETRERIQRDFMAGHTPCIVATIAFGMGIDKADIRNVVHFDLPKSVENYSQEIGRAGRDGRPSDCLMLAGRDHVNVLENFVYGDTPEPDGIRRVIDELIGASQAGAHTAPGRQWELVLNSLSQHSNIRPLPLKTLLVQLELRGIIAPRYSYFAEYRFRLHDEPEALVGRFEGERGAFVQAILDASQRARTWFNLDFAALERLGGERGLNVERARVITALDYFVTQGWMVLESKQMTEVFDVLRSDLDPAALTEELHRYFRDKEHAEVERLHAMLALFESEACLSRRLAEWFGDEHAPQQCGHCSACRGQVARLPDPAPLEPLTAETIERLAGELAQQLASSGEAHSITPDLLAHFLCGLTGPLLTRFKARRLAGFGALEAYRYAEVRDLAARTILINGQASAEPMP; the protein is encoded by the coding sequence ATGATCGATCAGACGTTACAGCGAGTCTTCGGCTATGACGACTTCCGCCTCGGGCAGCGCCCTGTCATCGAAGCGATCACGGCGGGCCGCTCGGCGGCGGCGATCTTTCCCACCGGATCGGGCAAGTCGCTGTGCTACCAGCTGCCCGCCCTGCATCTGCCGCATCTCACCCTGCTCATCTCCCCGCTGCTGGCACTGATGCAGGATCAGCTCGCCTTTCTCGCGCGCCACGGCATCGCCGCCGCCAGCATCGACTCGAGCCAGAGCCGCGAGGAAGCGGCCGCGGTCATGGAGGGGGTCAAGCGCGGCGAGATCCGTATCCTGATGATCTCGGTGGAGCGGCTCAAGAACGAGCGCTTCCGCGCCTTCATCCGCCGCGTGCCGATCTCGCTGCTGGTGGTCGACGAAGCCCACTGTATCTCCGAGTGGGGCCACAACTTTCGCCCGGATTACCTCAAGTTGCCCCAGTACCGCCGTGAGTTTGGCATTCCCCAGGTGCTGCTGCTGACCGCCACGGCCACGCCGCGGGTGATCGCCGACATGCGCGAGCGCTTCGACATCGCCGAGGGCGACGTGACTGCCACCGGCTTCTATCGCCCCAACCTCAACCTGGAAGTGGCGCCGGTACCGGCCGAGATGCGCCCACGCCGGCTGGTCGACTGGCTGCGGCCCAAGCTTGGCGGGGAGCCGCCCGAGCCCACCATCGTCTACGTCACCCTGCAGCAGACCGCCGAACGCCTGGCCGCCTACCTGAGCAAGGCGGGCATGAGTGCCATCGCCTACCACGCCGGACTCGATGGCGAGACGCGCGAGCGTATCCAGCGCGACTTCATGGCCGGCCATACGCCCTGCATCGTCGCCACCATCGCCTTCGGCATGGGCATCGACAAGGCCGACATCCGCAACGTGGTGCACTTCGACCTGCCCAAGTCGGTCGAGAACTACAGCCAGGAGATCGGCCGTGCCGGCCGCGACGGCCGGCCCTCCGACTGCCTGATGCTTGCCGGGCGCGACCACGTCAACGTGCTGGAAAACTTCGTCTACGGCGACACCCCGGAGCCCGATGGCATTCGCCGCGTTATCGACGAGCTGATCGGCGCCTCCCAGGCTGGTGCCCATACCGCCCCAGGGCGCCAATGGGAGCTGGTGCTCAACTCGCTATCGCAGCACAGCAACATCCGCCCCCTGCCGCTCAAGACGCTGCTGGTGCAGCTCGAACTGCGCGGCATCATCGCACCGCGCTACAGCTACTTCGCCGAGTACCGTTTCCGCCTGCACGACGAGCCCGAAGCATTGGTGGGCCGCTTCGAGGGCGAGCGTGGCGCCTTCGTCCAGGCGATCCTCGATGCCTCGCAGCGTGCGCGAACCTGGTTCAACCTCGACTTCGCAGCACTCGAGCGCCTGGGGGGCGAACGCGGCCTCAACGTCGAGCGAGCCCGGGTGATCACCGCGCTGGACTACTTCGTTACCCAGGGCTGGATGGTGCTAGAGAGCAAGCAGATGACCGAGGTCTTCGACGTGCTGCGCAGCGATCTCGACCCCGCTGCCCTGACCGAAGAGCTGCACCGCTATTTTCGCGACAAGGAGCACGCCGAGGTCGAGCGGTTGCACGCCATGCTCGCCCTGTTCGAAAGCGAGGCTTGCCTCAGCCGCCGGCTCGCCGAATGGTTCGGTGACGAGCACGCGCCCCAGCAGTGCGGCCACTGCTCCGCCTGCCGCGGCCAGGTCGCGCGCCTGCCCGACCCCGCGCCACTCGAACCGCTGACGGCAGAAACCATCGAGCGGCTGGCCGGCGAACTGGCCCAGCAACTGGCCAGCAGCGGCGAGGCCCACTCCATCACGCCCGACCTGCTCGCGCACTTTCTGTGCGGCCTGACCGGGCCCCTGCTCACTCGTTTCAAGGCGCGACGCCTGGCGGGCTTCGGCGCATTGGAGGCCTATCGCTACGCGGAGGTGCGCGACCTGGCCGCCCGTACGATCCTGATCAACGGTCAGGCGTCGGCGGAACCGATGCCGTAG